ACCGGGACGCCGAACCCCAGGCACACTTTCGCGTAGTGGCGGGCCCAGAGCGCGGGGGCGAGCAGGGGGAGAAGGGCGATCGACAGGAGCAGCCCGGCGAACGGAACGACGGACCAGAGGGGAAGGGACAGGCCGAGGACGACAGGGTCGTGGGGGGGCATGCCTCTCTGTCCCCCCGCTACATGTAGAGGAACAGGTGCCGGCGGCCGTCCTCGAGGAGGCGCCCGGTGACCGACAGCCCGAGCAGGTCGTCCCAGCGGTGCTCGCCCCATCCGCCCAGGATCACGACGTCGGCGTCCACCGATTCGCAGAAGGTGAGAACCGTCGCCGCGCGATGCCCGGGGAGGACCCTCTCCTCCCACGCCGGGTAGCCGGCGTCCGCGAGGATCCGCCGCGGGGCGGCGAGCCGCTCCTCTCCTCCCTTCGGGGTGTCGTCCACGGCAAGGAGGATCCCCCGGGGGGCCTCCTTCCACAGGGAGAGGCGCGCCATCGCCCCCACCGCGCGCTCGGAACGGGGACCGCCCCCGCAGCCGGCGACGATCGTGCGCATGGGACGATACGGGGCCCCGGAGAACAGGACCGGGATCCCCCCTTCCCGCATCACCGTGAGGACGAGCTGCCCCGAATCGTCCTCGATATCTGGGGCGAAGTGGGACGCCGTCGCCGAGACGAGCAGGTCGTTCGCCCCGGCGGCCGCCACGAGCTCCCGCTCGAGCTCCCCCTCCAGGACCTCTCCATGGGCGGGGACGCCCGCCGCTTCGCATCGCCGCACCGTCCCGGCGACCGCGGCCGTCCCCTCGGCCGTCATCCGCTTGCGGACCTCGTCGGCCGCATGCCGCGCCAGGTGGATCGCCCCGGGACGCGCGCCCACCTCGATCCGTCGGATCTCAGCCGCGTCCACCACGGAAAGGACGCGGACCCGTCCGGCGTGCGCCTTCGCGGTGTCGATCGCCAGCCGCACGGCGTCCTCGAACGACGCGCCGCGGGATACGGGAAGAAGAATGTTCACGCGGTCACCTCAGATCACTGCGATCCGCTGCATTTCG
This is a stretch of genomic DNA from Candidatus Deferrimicrobium sp.. It encodes these proteins:
- a CDS encoding universal stress protein; translation: MNILLPVSRGASFEDAVRLAIDTAKAHAGRVRVLSVVDAAEIRRIEVGARPGAIHLARHAADEVRKRMTAEGTAAVAGTVRRCEAAGVPAHGEVLEGELERELVAAAGANDLLVSATASHFAPDIEDDSGQLVLTVMREGGIPVLFSGAPYRPMRTIVAGCGGGPRSERAVGAMARLSLWKEAPRGILLAVDDTPKGGEERLAAPRRILADAGYPAWEERVLPGHRAATVLTFCESVDADVVILGGWGEHRWDDLLGLSVTGRLLEDGRRHLFLYM